The following proteins are co-located in the Echinicola sp. 20G genome:
- a CDS encoding SusC/RagA family TonB-linked outer membrane protein, whose translation MRNYLLLTVLFLLWHMALGQEAAFEVRGTVYSQADGKPIPGAVVSTADGKKRTVSDEDGLFKLMLSKGKITLEVNYLGMATFSESIDVPLSDPLEIRLSSEGINLEGVEVVSTGYQEIPKERATGSFVLVDNELINRRVSTNLIDRLEDVTPGLIFNRGANAASDPINIRGRSTLFANTAPLIIVDGFPYDGPLESINPNDVENISVLKDAAAASIWGARAGNGVIVVTTKSGKQGTGPQVSLNSNVTISEAPDPFYEPQMNIPDFLDIEKQLFEEGFYRSRENSSNRTQLPPMVETLIALRDGQISQAEADARIEQFANTDAREELERFYYIPAISQQYSLGIRGGGQQNTYAVSIGYDRNNASVDPSYSERWTLSGKQNWKLLNDRLNASAGIYLSKSSSFNGTKLPQAYAYESLTDKNGNPVAITGNLSTRYIASVADEGLLDWNFVPLEEIGLRDYRGNSLDWRANLGLEYQLGNGFSAKASYQYWNNSGLSRNIDPLESFYTRDLINRYTQRDENGVLSYPLPIGDILYESRQNSFSHTLRGQLGYEKSWTGKHFLNGIAGLEVKSLEGLGSGNYFYGYDDELGTGQPVDHMTSWPFYYNSGRRGAIDAGIDHSGTIDRFVSYYANIGYHFDYRYHLTLSARKDQSNIFGVDANQKGVPLWSVGTAWTISEENFAQSWNIPYLKLRATYGYNGNVDKSLSSMVTAQYYNFASYYEVPGARAATIINPPNPNLRWEKIGMANLALDMETKNGRFAGTVEYYRKKGSDLLGEATIASSHGMDEYKGNFSETLTKGVDVELRAKIINRAFQWRTSWMHSWVNEKVVNYENTPTVNNLLGSALGGGAYPMSGRPLFGIYTYHWAGLDPDTGDPLGYLDGEPSTEYRDIQRAATIDNLQYHGPSRPTQFGALRNDFSWKNFQLSVNISYRLGYYYMRRSIDYFNLLRGSIGHGDFDRRWQQPGDEYLTQIPSLPESADFYRHDFYMNSGVLVEKGDHIRLQDIRLSYSLNKDHFPILPFQRAEVYTYLNNVGMIWKVSDDPLDPDYRSSKPLRSFSIGLKVDF comes from the coding sequence ATGAGAAACTATTTACTATTGACTGTACTCTTCCTTCTATGGCATATGGCCTTGGGACAGGAGGCAGCATTTGAAGTCAGGGGAACCGTTTATTCCCAAGCAGACGGAAAGCCTATCCCCGGAGCGGTGGTCAGCACCGCAGATGGCAAGAAGCGTACGGTGAGTGATGAAGATGGCCTCTTCAAGCTTATGCTGAGTAAAGGAAAAATAACTTTGGAAGTTAACTATCTGGGAATGGCCACTTTTTCGGAAAGTATTGATGTTCCGCTTTCAGATCCCCTTGAAATCAGGTTGAGCAGTGAAGGCATTAACCTGGAAGGTGTGGAAGTGGTATCCACAGGATATCAGGAAATCCCCAAGGAAAGGGCCACGGGTTCCTTTGTCCTGGTAGACAATGAACTGATTAACCGCCGTGTCAGCACCAACCTGATCGACCGTCTGGAGGATGTAACGCCCGGATTGATCTTTAACCGAGGGGCCAATGCAGCTTCCGACCCCATCAACATACGAGGCAGAAGTACCCTTTTTGCGAATACGGCTCCCTTGATCATCGTGGACGGCTTTCCCTATGATGGCCCTTTGGAGAGCATCAATCCCAATGATGTGGAAAATATTTCCGTGCTCAAGGATGCTGCTGCGGCTTCCATCTGGGGAGCACGTGCAGGCAATGGGGTGATCGTGGTCACCACCAAAAGCGGCAAACAGGGCACTGGTCCACAGGTCAGCCTGAACAGCAATGTGACCATCTCAGAAGCGCCTGACCCTTTTTATGAGCCCCAGATGAACATTCCTGATTTTCTGGACATCGAAAAACAATTGTTTGAGGAGGGTTTTTACCGCAGCCGTGAAAACAGCTCCAACCGTACCCAACTCCCTCCAATGGTAGAGACCCTGATCGCACTCCGTGATGGACAGATAAGCCAAGCGGAGGCCGATGCAAGGATAGAGCAATTTGCCAATACCGATGCCCGTGAGGAACTGGAAAGATTCTATTATATCCCTGCCATTAGCCAGCAGTATAGCTTGGGTATCCGTGGTGGTGGTCAGCAAAACACCTACGCAGTTTCCATAGGCTATGATCGCAACAATGCCTCTGTGGATCCCAGTTACAGTGAACGCTGGACCTTGAGCGGTAAACAAAACTGGAAACTGTTGAATGATCGCCTGAACGCTTCAGCAGGTATATACCTGAGCAAATCATCCAGTTTCAATGGTACCAAATTGCCACAGGCCTATGCCTATGAATCCCTGACGGATAAAAACGGGAACCCTGTTGCCATCACCGGTAATTTGAGTACAAGGTATATTGCCTCCGTTGCTGATGAAGGCTTGTTGGACTGGAACTTTGTACCACTGGAAGAAATTGGACTTCGGGATTACCGAGGCAATAGCCTGGACTGGCGTGCCAACTTGGGATTGGAATATCAACTGGGCAATGGATTCTCTGCCAAGGCCAGCTACCAATATTGGAACAATAGTGGGCTGAGCAGGAATATCGATCCATTGGAATCCTTCTATACCCGGGATCTGATCAACAGGTATACCCAAAGAGATGAAAACGGAGTGCTTTCCTATCCCCTTCCCATTGGGGACATCCTCTATGAAAGCAGGCAAAACAGCTTTTCCCATACCCTCAGGGGACAATTGGGCTATGAGAAAAGCTGGACAGGCAAGCATTTCCTGAATGGCATTGCGGGCCTTGAAGTCAAGTCCCTCGAAGGCCTTGGTTCCGGTAATTATTTCTATGGCTATGATGATGAACTGGGCACTGGGCAACCCGTTGACCATATGACCTCCTGGCCTTTCTATTACAATTCCGGAAGAAGGGGGGCAATAGACGCAGGAATTGACCACAGTGGGACGATTGATCGCTTTGTATCCTATTATGCCAATATCGGTTACCACTTTGACTATCGCTACCACTTGACCTTAAGCGCCAGAAAAGACCAGTCCAATATCTTTGGAGTGGACGCCAACCAGAAAGGGGTGCCCCTATGGTCAGTGGGTACTGCCTGGACGATCAGTGAGGAGAACTTTGCCCAATCCTGGAACATCCCTTACCTTAAACTGAGGGCCACCTATGGATATAATGGCAATGTGGACAAAAGTCTCTCCTCCATGGTAACTGCCCAATACTACAACTTTGCTTCCTATTATGAAGTACCCGGGGCAAGGGCTGCCACCATCATTAATCCTCCCAATCCCAACTTAAGGTGGGAAAAGATCGGTATGGCCAATTTGGCGTTGGACATGGAAACCAAGAATGGAAGGTTTGCAGGAACCGTGGAATATTACCGAAAGAAGGGATCAGACCTATTGGGTGAGGCCACCATCGCCTCCTCACATGGGATGGACGAATACAAGGGGAACTTTTCCGAAACACTTACCAAGGGAGTGGATGTAGAACTTAGAGCCAAAATAATCAACAGGGCCTTTCAGTGGCGCACCAGCTGGATGCACAGTTGGGTAAATGAAAAGGTTGTGAACTATGAAAACACGCCTACGGTAAACAACCTCTTGGGCAGTGCACTGGGAGGCGGAGCCTATCCCATGAGCGGCCGTCCACTGTTTGGGATTTACACCTACCACTGGGCAGGCTTGGATCCTGACACAGGTGATCCCTTGGGGTACCTCGATGGGGAGCCCAGCACCGAATACCGTGATATCCAGCGGGCAGCGACCATTGACAACCTACAATATCATGGTCCTTCCAGACCTACCCAGTTTGGAGCATTGCGGAACGATTTCAGTTGGAAGAACTTCCAGCTGTCCGTCAACATTTCTTACAGGCTTGGTTACTATTACATGCGAAGGAGCATTGATTACTTCAACCTGCTCAGAGGCTCCATTGGGCATGGAGATTTTGACAGGCGTTGGCAGCAGCCTGGCGATGAGTACCTTACCCAAATTCCTTCCCTACCCGAATCGGCCGACTTTTACCGTCATGACTTCTATATGAATTCGGGTGTACTGGTAGAAAAGGGAGACCATATTAGGCTGCAGGACATCCGCCTGAGCTATTCACTGAATAAGGATCATTTTCCTATCCTGCCATTCCAAAGGGCGGAAGTTTATACCTATCTCAACAATGTAGGCATGATCTGGAAAGTCAGTGATGATCCTTTGGATCCTGACTATAGGAGCAGTAAACCATTAAGAAGCTTTTCCATAGGGCTAAAAGTGGATTTCTAA
- a CDS encoding DUF2971 domain-containing protein, which yields MELGEVRELSFDEWPDIPDTIYKYRIWNDKYQKTILTERIVFMAPPTSFEDKRDCKLLKRYDLMTEKDIYEKYFMVSKKEHPNWTRQQHRKFARDWTKNSPLKNHDFVKKQQEEDFLEYDKRFGVLSLTANFANLDMWNKYSGNGSGFCAGFDPKILFNHLGGGGPVQYYDKLPDILHNDKFEVERFKQVFSKERKWEFEQEYRTHKFYPAPATIDDRQIEIPTEAYKEVIFGWNTDEETKGQIMGVCENQNLQVEFKICSMTNGQLEIKSLTNN from the coding sequence ATGGAACTAGGAGAAGTAAGAGAGCTATCTTTTGATGAATGGCCAGATATTCCAGATACTATCTATAAATATCGTATATGGAACGATAAATATCAGAAGACCATTTTAACAGAACGAATTGTTTTCATGGCACCTCCAACTAGTTTTGAAGACAAAAGAGACTGTAAACTGCTTAAACGTTATGACTTAATGACTGAAAAAGATATTTATGAAAAATATTTTATGGTATCAAAAAAGGAGCATCCGAATTGGACTAGACAGCAACACAGAAAATTTGCAAGAGACTGGACAAAGAATAGCCCTCTAAAAAACCATGATTTTGTAAAAAAGCAGCAAGAAGAGGACTTCTTGGAATACGATAAACGTTTTGGGGTTTTAAGTCTTACAGCAAACTTCGCCAATCTGGATATGTGGAATAAATACAGTGGCAACGGCAGTGGATTTTGTGCTGGATTTGACCCTAAAATACTGTTTAATCATTTAGGAGGAGGTGGTCCAGTACAGTATTATGATAAATTGCCAGACATATTGCATAACGATAAATTCGAAGTAGAACGATTTAAACAGGTGTTTTCTAAAGAAAGAAAATGGGAGTTTGAGCAAGAATACAGAACTCATAAATTCTATCCAGCCCCTGCTACTATCGATGATAGACAAATAGAAATTCCAACTGAAGCTTACAAAGAGGTTATTTTTGGGTGGAACACTGACGAAGAAACAAAAGGACAAATCATGGGAGTTTGTGAAAACCAAAATTTGCAGGTGGAATTCAAAATTTGTTCAATGACCAATGGCCAATTAGAAATAAAATCTTTGACTAATAATTAA
- a CDS encoding Shedu immune nuclease family protein yields MPKYESELEIINPTITEYWVIEDENPETKRLAFRVDKQNHTIQFFPREDDFFLNKILIEGFDRIPDDFSDNGYIKQGVQYYLNKKLENKSIVSLTISKDSDSAIRKVRNEDSYRLTLKYDDFKTLREKFIVVNNQSTRSKNDILDGFFYNLFPDKFEENTSTAQQQYRNVIKNLNTDIIEHLTPDDLIKFEGFITELLDKRYQSNSHKFLQLARTKIRVDTIAIDRILDEFKQNVKNSISENLWGKYLKKNLFLLDSKYVKILPELNVILRGSRNVDFGMIDTKGYLDIFEIKKPETPLLSNDTDRGNFYWHTTTVKAIVQAEKYLFNAERKASILADDIRREEKINVKVVKPRAILITGHSEQLDTEEKRDDFKVLRQSLKNIDIILYDELLEGLENQKNKYYDQVIELNNN; encoded by the coding sequence ATGCCGAAATACGAATCAGAATTAGAGATTATAAATCCAACCATTACCGAATACTGGGTGATTGAGGATGAAAATCCTGAAACTAAAAGATTAGCATTTAGGGTTGATAAACAAAATCACACCATTCAATTTTTTCCGCGAGAAGATGATTTTTTTCTAAATAAAATCCTAATTGAGGGGTTTGATAGAATACCTGATGATTTTTCAGACAATGGTTATATTAAGCAAGGTGTTCAGTATTATCTTAACAAGAAATTAGAGAATAAATCAATTGTTAGTTTAACTATATCAAAAGACTCTGATAGTGCAATTCGAAAAGTTCGTAATGAGGATAGTTACCGCCTCACGCTTAAATATGATGATTTCAAAACATTAAGAGAAAAATTCATTGTTGTAAATAATCAATCAACTCGGAGCAAAAACGATATATTGGATGGTTTTTTCTATAATCTATTCCCAGATAAATTTGAAGAAAATACAAGTACGGCACAACAACAATATCGAAATGTAATAAAGAATCTTAATACCGATATTATTGAACATCTTACACCTGATGATTTAATAAAATTTGAGGGCTTTATTACAGAGTTATTAGATAAAAGATATCAGAGTAATTCACATAAGTTTTTACAATTAGCCAGAACTAAGATTAGAGTTGACACGATAGCAATAGATAGGATTTTAGATGAATTTAAACAAAACGTTAAAAATAGTATAAGTGAAAATCTTTGGGGGAAATACCTTAAAAAGAATCTTTTCCTTTTAGATAGTAAATATGTTAAAATATTACCTGAGTTAAATGTAATACTCAGAGGGTCCAGAAATGTAGATTTCGGCATGATTGATACTAAAGGTTATCTTGACATTTTTGAAATTAAAAAGCCTGAAACCCCTCTACTTTCAAATGATACAGACAGAGGTAACTTTTATTGGCACACAACAACTGTTAAAGCTATTGTCCAAGCTGAGAAATATTTGTTTAATGCCGAGAGAAAAGCTTCGATTTTGGCAGATGATATAAGAAGAGAAGAAAAAATCAATGTGAAAGTAGTTAAGCCAAGAGCAATTTTAATAACTGGTCATTCAGAGCAACTTGACACAGAGGAAAAAAGAGATGATTTTAAAGTATTGAGGCAGTCGCTAAAAAACATAGACATAATTTTATATGATGAATTATTAGAGGGGTTGGAGAATCAAAAGAATAAATATTACGACCAGGTAATAGAATTGAATAACAACTAA
- a CDS encoding redoxin domain-containing protein — translation MKKITITCYLALLCLFGSETYAQVALPHTASGGSEGAPAVVYGEIKGTQPIDSLRIIVWEEYFNSRIHIPEEKRYMVATEVGNFVEGSHGSQTFEFGIENPKDYQWISIRNKAIKLIDRFLVRAGDRVRIRFDLLTGQTFFGGPDAPYYEVQQLVRNSLEQSAFNQAPIMVTGNKERTLSGSPIDSLYAVAQAKQSDIHLLMDFIEPGEGMLKYVNHLLKSPFNDHPAFEIIDLFEGKVDKAFLDILRGEVIGKLMERPISFLIDSYGENDLSRDLLEKVSTIMEGITLSAEVQSQAPKLVETQMEFAKLRAKAEGTGLLAQLDQAKAPLRDRMYAYYVFGYIKRMEKPGPVLQRGLKVIETPWIREKFQELLTLHSQGAPLLPITVLDKEGNTVKLERYKGKTVFLYFWLDGCKFCKDFYQHSLKEVMTHYEGNEDVVFLTINGDRKMDKWLGSVESGIFCDPQGNNFYAERPSPIFDDYKITSFPYKMILSPGYRIFRQALSGNDPEKIIEAIDEAMENGRQKAFSE, via the coding sequence ATGAAAAAAATAACGATCACGTGCTACCTGGCATTGCTATGCCTTTTTGGAAGTGAGACATATGCCCAAGTTGCTTTACCTCACACTGCCTCTGGAGGCTCGGAGGGTGCTCCGGCGGTGGTGTATGGGGAGATCAAAGGGACTCAGCCTATTGATAGTTTAAGGATTATCGTATGGGAGGAGTACTTTAATTCCCGTATCCATATCCCTGAGGAGAAAAGGTATATGGTGGCCACGGAAGTTGGAAACTTTGTGGAAGGTAGCCATGGCTCGCAGACCTTTGAATTCGGGATAGAGAACCCAAAGGACTATCAGTGGATATCCATCAGGAATAAGGCCATTAAGTTGATAGATCGCTTTTTGGTCAGAGCTGGAGATCGGGTGCGGATTCGCTTTGATCTCCTTACCGGACAGACCTTTTTTGGAGGCCCCGATGCTCCTTATTATGAAGTACAGCAGCTGGTGCGGAATAGCCTGGAACAATCGGCCTTTAACCAAGCCCCTATCATGGTCACGGGCAATAAGGAAAGGACACTTTCAGGTTCTCCCATTGATTCCTTATATGCTGTAGCCCAAGCCAAGCAATCGGATATCCATTTGTTGATGGACTTTATTGAGCCCGGAGAAGGTATGTTGAAATATGTCAATCACTTGCTGAAAAGCCCGTTTAATGACCACCCAGCTTTTGAGATCATTGACCTATTTGAGGGAAAGGTAGACAAGGCCTTTCTGGATATCCTTCGTGGGGAGGTTATCGGCAAGTTGATGGAAAGGCCGATCAGTTTTCTAATTGATTCATATGGGGAAAATGACTTAAGCAGGGACTTGTTGGAAAAGGTTTCCACTATCATGGAAGGAATAACCTTATCTGCTGAAGTCCAATCCCAAGCCCCCAAGCTGGTAGAAACCCAAATGGAATTTGCCAAGCTCAGGGCCAAAGCAGAAGGCACTGGTCTACTGGCTCAACTCGACCAAGCTAAGGCTCCTTTGCGTGACCGAATGTATGCCTATTATGTCTTTGGGTATATCAAACGAATGGAAAAGCCTGGGCCGGTATTACAAAGAGGGCTAAAGGTAATCGAAACCCCATGGATCAGGGAGAAATTTCAGGAACTGTTGACCCTACATAGCCAGGGTGCTCCACTCCTGCCCATCACGGTACTGGACAAGGAAGGCAATACGGTAAAGCTGGAAAGGTATAAAGGCAAAACCGTCTTTCTCTACTTCTGGCTGGACGGCTGTAAATTCTGTAAGGATTTTTACCAGCACAGCTTAAAGGAGGTCATGACCCATTATGAGGGCAATGAAGATGTGGTTTTCCTCACCATCAATGGGGATCGCAAAATGGACAAATGGCTGGGGTCGGTGGAATCGGGAATCTTCTGTGATCCACAAGGAAACAACTTCTATGCGGAGCGCCCTTCTCCTATTTTCGATGACTATAAAATCACCAGCTTCCCCTATAAAATGATCCTCAGTCCCGGCTACCGAATTTTCAGACAGGCCCTGTCCGGTAATGATCCTGAAAAGATCATTGAGGCGATTGACGAAGCCATGGAAAATGGTAGACAAAAAGCCTTTTCAGAATAA
- a CDS encoding Eco57I restriction-modification methylase domain-containing protein — translation MIKFYNNDMTGESIEKVDISNCIKEDRPSTYADKAGALYAELSLSEEKKRKGQFFTPLSIARFMASMARERTGVISILDPGCGTCILSSCLIEELINKGPGIERVILVCYETDASIIPYAESVLQNLKQWCFGKDVNFEYSIHKDDFVIANKVALATYTSLFNDENEATFDIIISNPPYFKLAKNDERTLAAKSVVNGHANIYAIFMAVSAQLLNQGGELIFITPRSFSSGSYFQAFRTNFFNKVNIEQAHLFHSRKDTFSKDKVLQETMILKCFPKENNAHNDEITVTSSNGIKDLEAPETITLPADLVIKYDSLDKMVYLPISEKEKAIVELFRSWKGTLNTYNIQISTGPVVAHRAWDHIKEVEPSEEAFDPAPLFWLHNVSKMKLTWPLTRPNKGQYILIQERSLPILIPNKNYLLLRRFSSKDDKSRLIATPYFSRSSNATHIGVENKLNYIYRPNGELEECEIFGLAGLLNSTIFDQFFRILNGNVNVSATELRLMPLPPHETIKEIGRQLMQIEIFSVEIINQVVNERFQLETISSKYGQTRRSTRDIKDIRFTSCSAE, via the coding sequence TTGATAAAGTTTTATAATAATGATATGACAGGTGAAAGCATAGAAAAAGTGGATATTTCAAACTGTATTAAAGAAGATCGCCCAAGTACGTATGCCGATAAAGCCGGTGCTTTATATGCCGAGCTATCCCTTTCGGAAGAGAAGAAGAGAAAAGGGCAATTCTTTACGCCATTATCCATTGCCCGTTTTATGGCCTCCATGGCGAGAGAAAGGACAGGCGTGATATCCATTCTTGATCCAGGTTGTGGTACCTGCATATTATCCAGTTGTTTAATTGAAGAATTGATAAACAAGGGTCCCGGGATAGAAAGAGTAATACTTGTTTGTTATGAAACAGATGCAAGTATTATCCCCTATGCGGAAAGTGTTCTTCAAAATTTGAAGCAGTGGTGCTTCGGTAAAGACGTTAACTTTGAGTACTCCATCCATAAAGACGATTTTGTCATCGCAAACAAAGTTGCCCTAGCTACTTATACAAGCTTGTTTAATGATGAAAATGAAGCAACGTTTGACATTATAATATCGAACCCTCCCTATTTCAAGCTTGCAAAAAACGACGAACGTACTCTGGCTGCTAAATCAGTGGTCAATGGACATGCAAATATTTATGCTATTTTCATGGCTGTATCTGCGCAACTTTTAAACCAGGGTGGAGAATTGATCTTTATTACACCTAGAAGTTTCAGCTCCGGGAGCTATTTCCAAGCATTCAGGACCAACTTTTTCAATAAAGTTAATATTGAACAAGCCCATTTGTTCCACTCAAGAAAAGATACGTTCAGTAAGGATAAGGTTTTACAAGAAACAATGATCCTCAAATGTTTTCCAAAGGAGAACAATGCGCATAATGATGAAATAACAGTTACCTCTTCAAATGGGATAAAAGACTTGGAAGCACCTGAAACGATCACTTTACCTGCAGATCTGGTGATCAAGTATGACTCTTTGGACAAAATGGTTTATCTCCCTATCAGTGAAAAAGAAAAAGCAATAGTTGAACTATTCCGATCATGGAAGGGGACATTGAACACCTATAATATCCAGATATCTACAGGACCGGTAGTGGCTCATAGAGCGTGGGATCATATTAAAGAAGTAGAGCCCTCCGAAGAGGCATTTGATCCAGCACCATTATTTTGGCTACATAATGTATCCAAAATGAAGCTTACCTGGCCTTTGACCAGACCCAACAAAGGACAATATATCCTTATACAAGAAAGGTCATTACCTATATTGATCCCCAACAAGAACTATCTTCTTTTACGGAGATTCAGTAGCAAAGATGATAAAAGCAGATTGATCGCAACCCCATACTTTTCAAGATCGAGCAATGCAACGCATATTGGAGTTGAGAATAAACTGAATTATATATATCGTCCGAACGGAGAGTTAGAAGAATGTGAGATCTTTGGTCTTGCCGGGTTGCTAAACAGTACGATATTCGATCAGTTTTTCAGGATACTCAATGGTAATGTTAATGTAAGTGCAACTGAATTGAGATTAATGCCATTACCACCTCATGAGACCATTAAAGAGATCGGAAGACAATTAATGCAAATAGAAATTTTTAGTGTAGAAATTATAAACCAAGTTGTAAATGAGCGATTCCAGCTTGAAACTATTTCCTCAAAATATGGGCAAACTAGAAGAAGCACAAGAGATATTAAAGACATTAGGTTTACCTCCTGCTCAGCAGAATGA